cacgaACAATCTCAATAGGCACTTCCCGAACGAAGTTCACGCACCCGTCGTTCGATACACTCTAGAATTATTGTCAGGAATTTTTACCCTGACAATATAACTATTGGAACTAGAAGAAAATGGGCTGATAGCCTAATATAGATGGAGCTTGGATCACTAATGACACAAAAATGTGTTGGCCAGATTCAGTCCAGCTTGTTCAGTAAAATGTGGGAACTTCTGGCAAAATATGTACAATATACAGGTGAAACAAAAAAGAGATGTTTTGACCGCTTGTGATCCCAAGGTGTAGTAGGAAATAATACGCATGGCTATGAGCCTATGATACCACCAACACCAGCTCAGAATGCTGTAAAATGGTCTGAACGTTGGCAGGTTCTGAGTTGTTACAGATCTGTATGCGACTGTGCGTAGAGCAGCACTATCGCCGTATGTAAACAAAGTAGCTTTCTGATGAAAGTTACCAGGGTATCAATGATAGAGAAGTGCTGCAAAGAGGAATATACAGCTAGGTACAACGACGCAGCCAAAGAACTAAAAAGATGCTACTCGGGGAGGAAAGGTAGCCTGGTGACAACATTCTTGGTATTATCCGTCTCATCAGAGGTGTCTGAATCTGTAAGCTCGGTTGCGGGTTCTTGCTCAACAGCGGTAACTTCTTTCACCGTTAAGTGTGGAAGAATCCTCGCGTGTGCGTTAGGCTCCTGGCCTACAACTTCCCACTTGAGACTGAAACTTTCGATGAGATCCACTTGGGAGGAAATAATACTTGATGGCCTGGGCAGCAGCTGCACACTCTCCCCTTTTGGGATCACTACTTGCTCAATTGCCAATCTTGCTTCCTGACATCAGGAAACAATTGTTGAAGAGTTATTTAGGAAAATTACAATGTTACAGTGAAGACAGATGAAAACACAAAAAGGTGGTAAATGTGCAGGGATAATAATGATACCTCCAGAGCATCAGTTTCCTCTGACGATCGTACTTCTTCCTTATCTTCAAAATCTATCAACTCATCCATGTGATCATCAACAAGGGCACGAAGTGCCCTAGTGATTTGCACCAAGGAGTTTATCTGTGATTAAAAGTGAGCAAACATAAAACAGTTCACAAATTAAAAGTGCCTTGAAAATGATAAGTGTGCAGACAAACCTTAATGAAGAAAACTGGTATATCTTGAGATTCAATTGCAGCCTGAATCTGAGAGTTCTTCTTGAGTTTTGATTGTAATGCAATCACTGCATCAGCTTCACTGATATTATAAGTTAAAGTAACAATGTCCTCCAACTCCAGTTGTTTAATGGCTTGCAAGGCAGTCGACTCGGAGATCTAGAACAGCCTATCCAATAAGTTACAAACTAAATAACAAAAACTTAAGGAGAAAATGTAAACAAGGAATTGACAACTAACAAAATTCAGTGGCCACAAATTACAATTTataaccactattgttgcagTGACAGGTGGTATCCAAACAAAAAGGGCAGGTAAGTTACTGAATTAGCATTGTGCAATGTGTACCAAACAGGAAAAAAACGACTTGGGAAGGCAAGCATGCTAAATAAGTCACAAAAAAACTGGGCTCCCCACACCCTCCCACAATAGTAGCCTTCAGATAGACTTTTCAAACAAGGAGCGGCAGGGATGATTAATATCATAGAGGCTTGGGAACAAATAACAAGCTCGGCATACTTTTCAATGGTACATACGTGTCATACCTAATAATTCGATCATATATAATCAGCAGCAATCAATGTCCATACCAAATAATGCAACTATGTGAAAAGCTGCACACTGGAACCCCCTGCAGACGAAACCCTCAAGAGAAACTACCAACTAATGTACACTGCTTATAAAATTAGAACATAAAAAGAAATGAACTATTGAAGAAACCATACCCCATAAGCGTATATATTCAAGCTAGCGTCAGCTTCATTTGACCTCTCTATATGTCCTTCTGCAGAATCAAGCTTAAATGCAGAGTCCAAGCTTGTTCTGGCCTTCCTTAGAGAATAACCATCAAATTGAACTGTCTTTTCATAAAGAGCAGGATGCAACTGTTCCTTTTGCACATAAACTTCCTGCACCAATCCCTTTGAACCCAACTTACGAATTTCAACATTAGGCAGCTTTCCTGCaccaacaaaaaaggaaaagtaaTCACATTGGACTggagttgcatgtttaatactaGAAACCATAGCACCAAAGATAATCACGATAACGCAGCTAAATAATAGAACAATCAGTGAGAACCTGCAAGTAGCGCATCTACTGTGGCTTCCAAGCTACGATGGACACATAATTCAGTTTTGGAGACAATCTCTGCGGCACACGTAAATGTTGACGGGCCCTTGCGCTCTAGGACAGTTTTCTGAACCCCTCTCCGGTTAGCTTCTTCATCACCAAGTGTGACACTCTTCCAGACAAAATATGGAACAAATTGTAAGAGAAGTTCTTGACAAAAGTAGCCACAGAAAGACGAAAACACAACAATGCATGTGTGATTCTATGCTTTCCAAAAGAAAGCTGGCCACATGCTATAGCAATCAGTTGCTAGATTGCACTTGACCACCAATAACGTTGGCAATTTTCAAATCTGTGAAGTCTTCCTTTGGAAAGCATAGAAGCACCCTTCAGTAATCAATTGTAAGAACTGAAAATTTACATGCAGTCAGACAGTGTGGAGAAATTAGTGATTGTCCTCAGAATACATTCAAATTATTGATTAATAATGAAAGGAACAGGGTTGCAACATGATTCATGAATACTGTCACTTCTCTTTTAGATTTTGTTACATTTCCCGTTTTTAGAGGTTCATAACTGTTTTTTATTGTCAACATGCAAGCAGTGATATATTGATCAATAACAATCCTGCCATGTATTCGTCGCTTATAATGGACCATGAAAATGGTTACAAAGATGAGTTTGAGTCTGTAACCTACTGTGTTGCATTTCAAGTAAGAAGAACCGaacatgaaaacaaaaaaagaggGATAGCAGAACACTTCATTTCTGAATCAATTCAGTTTTTGCAAAGATTCTCAAGACAAATAATCAAGCCTGTTCATAGGTAATGAACCTGCTTACGAAGCATGTTCATAAGACTGTTAATTCTTGCTGGCTTGCTGCAGTATGAAAAGACAATATTTTGGCTAAAGAAAATGGAATGAAGAGCAGAATGTACCTGTATTCCTCCTACAAGCATCTCTAGTGATGGATTCATGATCAGGTTCTCTATTGTTACGCCATGGGCAGTCGCAACAAGCTGTATGCCCCTCTGTGCAATGGTGCTAGCAGCCATAGCATCTAGTTTAGTTCCAATTTCATCAATAACGATTGCCTGGGGCATATGGTTTTCCACAGCTTCTATCAATACCTGATTGACATCAAATAAACGAAATTAGCATACATTGTGAGTGGTGCATTAAAAAATTTCAATATTCAATATACATATAAATTGGCCTGATGAACTTCTTATAGTGTACATGAGATTTCAATATGCATGCAAAGGGGAATTGTCTGTTGTTCCTCCCAAAAATAAGAAAGCTGATTATGATCAGCAATCCATATAGGAATTTggataaaatttataaatataaccTACCACTATATGATTCCCAATGCAAGAGGGGTAAGAGAACTATGAGTTACACTATAGCATATACAATTATGAACACCAGATTGGATGCAGGAAGACAACAATGAGACCCAATGTACAGTTAAGAAGAAAACTAATTTATAATTCTAAATGCATGAAAGGTAATAGGTCTAAAGTTTTATTCGTTCTTCAGAAGGAAAATGGCCTATTTAAGATAACAGACCTTATGCTGCATGTCTTGGTTTGGCACTTGCAACCTACGAGCATTGCCTATTCCTGGGTGAGGAATATCACCATCCCCTCCAATCTCATTAGATGTGTCAACAATCATCACTCGTTTCTTATAATCATCAGCTAGAATGCGGGCAATTTCTCTGCAAGACAAGATAACAACATGATGCTAAAATTGGTACATACTAGCACTGTCACATtaaacatttgtgattctagtTGCTACAAATATTTCCAGTCACATGACTACTCAGAATCAAGTTCATTGGTCCAACCACACCTTATGACAGTAGTCTTCCCTACCCCCGGTGGGCCGATGAGCAGCAATGACCCACCATCCTCAACCAAATCCTGAAGCAAATTAGCACTTCCAGGCACTGCCCGCCCAACACGGCAAGTGAGGCCTATGATGACACCTTTCCTGTTCCGAATCGCGCTGATCCGGTGCAGTGTCCGGCTGATTCCGGCACGGTTGTCCGCTCCGAAGTCCCCAACCTACCAAAAGGCACCAATCTAAGCAAATAAGCTAACTTGGCATGTGTAAGAAACTAAGTGCAGTGGTTTGCGCTGGACCTGGGAGGTGGCGTGGCGGAGGTCGTCGAAGGATATGGGGCggtgggagaggaggaagtcgcCGGAGGGGAAGCGCGCGAGCGGGGGCCGGCCGAGGTCCATGACCACCTCCACTAGCGCCGGGAGCTCCGGGTGGGTTTCCACACGCCGGCGAAGCTCAACCGGGAGCAGCTCCAGCAGACGCCGCAGCTCCTCCTTGGACCCATCCGCCCCCTTCCCCGCGGCCTCGGCCTCGCCATGCGCGGCGCAAAGGGGGAGGAGGCCACTGCGGCGGAGGGGGAGCGAGAGGGGGCGAGCGGCGTAGGGGCGGGACGTAGTGGCGGAGGGGAAGCGGGAGGGGCAGTTGTGGGAGGAGATATGGTGGGGTGGGTGGAGggagaggcggaggtggaggtggaacgCCGgcgcctgcggcggcggcggaggcatgGAGCGCGGCCGGTGGCACGACCGCACGAGTGGAGGGAAAGAGTTGCGGGTGGGTGAGCGGTTGATCGGTTTGCGAAATCCTCGCTCGTCGGTCACGAGCCGTTCGATCGGTTCGGCTCCGATCACCCAGCGACAAACAT
The sequence above is drawn from the Phragmites australis chromosome 10, lpPhrAust1.1, whole genome shotgun sequence genome and encodes:
- the LOC133930835 gene encoding protein SEEDLING PLASTID DEVELOPMENT 1-like, with the translated sequence MPPPPPQAPAFHLHLRLSLHPPHHISSHNCPSRFPSATTSRPYAARPLSLPLRRSGLLPLCAAHGEAEAAGKGADGSKEELRRLLELLPVELRRRVETHPELPALVEVVMDLGRPPLARFPSGDFLLSHRPISFDDLRHATSQVGDFGADNRAGISRTLHRISAIRNRKGVIIGLTCRVGRAVPGSANLLQDLVEDGGSLLLIGPPGVGKTTVIREIARILADDYKKRVMIVDTSNEIGGDGDIPHPGIGNARRLQVPNQDMQHKVLIEAVENHMPQAIVIDEIGTKLDAMAASTIAQRGIQLVATAHGVTIENLIMNPSLEMLVGGIQSVTLGDEEANRRGVQKTVLERKGPSTFTCAAEIVSKTELCVHRSLEATVDALLAGKLPNVEIRKLGSKGLVQEVYVQKEQLHPALYEKTVQFDGYSLRKARTSLDSAFKLDSAEGHIERSNEADASLNIYAYGISESTALQAIKQLELEDIVTLTYNISEADAVIALQSKLKKNSQIQAAIESQDIPVFFIKINSLVQITRALRALVDDHMDELIDFEDKEEVRSSEETDALEEARLAIEQVVIPKGESVQLLPRPSSIISSQVDLIESFSLKWEVVGQEPNAHARILPHLTVKEVTAVEQEPATELTDSDTSDETDNTKNVVTRLPFLPE